From a region of the Gordonia sp. PP30 genome:
- a CDS encoding PPA1309 family protein, translated as MSFSRADLGNALAQCAAYADGLPWSSPDQLFALVPTAVLAEQAPELVDENDDSALSPVLQEAGRPGASTEELLATIGWPEPVAGCALVTEITVVPPGGDESQGRRARLIGGVLRTGSRVALLALEPDADNPDDPNHLRTHDNLAPELLDALAATFEEVTDAT; from the coding sequence GTGAGCTTTTCCCGCGCCGATCTCGGCAACGCCCTCGCCCAATGCGCCGCCTACGCGGACGGACTTCCCTGGTCGTCGCCCGACCAGTTGTTCGCCCTCGTCCCGACCGCCGTGCTCGCCGAGCAGGCCCCGGAACTGGTCGACGAGAACGACGACTCCGCGCTCAGCCCGGTCCTCCAGGAAGCCGGCCGCCCGGGCGCCTCCACCGAGGAACTGCTGGCGACGATCGGCTGGCCCGAACCGGTCGCCGGCTGCGCGCTGGTCACCGAGATCACCGTGGTGCCGCCCGGCGGCGACGAGTCGCAGGGACGTCGTGCGCGCCTCATCGGTGGCGTGCTTCGCACCGGGTCACGGGTCGCCCTGCTGGCGCTGGAGCCCGACGCCGACAATCCCGACGACCCGAATCACCTGCGGACGCACGACAACCTCGCGCCGGAACTGCTCGACGCGCTGGCCGCGACGTTCGAGGAGGTCACCGACGCCACCTGA
- a CDS encoding PDZ domain-containing protein, producing the protein MKLNPSRRRVVTLGVSVLVLIVFVVVGSTARVPYVALSPGPTVNTLGMHDGKPVVQVTGGADGKPDGHLNLTTVSLTDGLTLFQALGMWFSSTYQLQPRELYFPKSKSDEQVRQETAQQMSSSEDNATGAALTYLKRPTAVGAAGPIADDSPAQGKIEVDDIIVKIGDVPVSTPDDVQKQIRAHAPGTEVPITVNRKGTELVVPVKLGARPDDPKVAFLGITPKVVSADPNVRIAYNVGDIGGPSAGLMLTLAVIDFLTPDNLAGGRFIAGTGTIVPDGTVGPIGGITHKLKAAKDAGAVAFLVPAENCAEATGDAPKGLELIKVDTLGGAVTALGELKDGKPRPHC; encoded by the coding sequence ATGAAGCTGAACCCTTCGCGCCGACGCGTGGTGACCCTCGGCGTCTCGGTGCTGGTTCTGATCGTCTTCGTGGTCGTCGGCAGCACCGCCCGCGTGCCCTACGTGGCGCTCAGTCCCGGCCCGACCGTGAACACGCTCGGCATGCACGACGGCAAGCCGGTGGTCCAGGTGACCGGCGGTGCCGACGGCAAGCCCGACGGGCACCTCAATCTGACGACGGTCTCGCTGACCGACGGCCTCACCCTGTTCCAGGCGCTCGGCATGTGGTTCTCCAGCACGTACCAGCTGCAGCCCCGTGAGCTGTACTTCCCGAAGTCCAAGTCGGACGAGCAGGTGCGCCAGGAGACGGCGCAGCAGATGTCCAGCTCGGAGGACAACGCGACCGGCGCCGCGCTGACCTATCTCAAGCGGCCGACCGCGGTCGGTGCCGCCGGACCGATCGCCGACGACAGCCCCGCCCAGGGCAAGATCGAGGTCGACGACATCATCGTGAAGATCGGCGACGTCCCGGTGTCCACTCCCGACGACGTGCAGAAGCAGATCCGCGCACACGCGCCGGGCACGGAGGTGCCGATCACGGTGAACCGCAAGGGCACCGAACTGGTGGTGCCGGTGAAACTGGGTGCGCGGCCGGACGACCCCAAGGTCGCGTTCCTGGGCATCACCCCGAAGGTGGTCAGCGCCGACCCGAACGTGCGCATCGCCTACAACGTCGGTGACATCGGCGGCCCGTCGGCCGGCCTCATGCTGACCCTCGCGGTGATCGACTTCCTGACCCCGGACAACCTGGCCGGCGGCCGGTTCATCGCGGGCACCGGCACCATCGTCCCGGACGGGACGGTCGGGCCGATCGGCGGCATCACCCACAAGCTCAAGGCCGCCAAGGACGCGGGTGCCGTCGCCTTCCTGGTCCCGGCGGAGAACTGCGCCGAGGCCACCGGCGACGCGCCCAAGGGACTGGAACTGATCAAGGTCGACACCCTCGGCGGCGCGGTGACCGCGCTCGGCGAACTCAAGGACGGCAAGCCCCGCCCGCACTGCTGA
- a CDS encoding zinc-dependent metalloprotease, with protein MSDLPFGFSSSDGRDDDRDNDKPGDSGASNNPFGAAGNPFGALGGDAGAGFDPNMLGQVFTQLGQMFSGMGMPVAGGGGTGPVNYELATRLARQQIGDFRPMLESEERAVADAVRLAELWLDEQTALPAGITATAAWTPVDWLEQTLPTWQTLCDPIAGSLEGTWQDSLPEEAKAMAGPMLPMMAGMSGMMFGTQLGQGLGHLAKDVLTSTDIGLPLAPHGTGALLPEAIARFAEGLDLPGQEIVVFLAAREAAHQRLFSGAGWLRQRLLSTVEDYARGIRLDMSGLDQLGAGLDPQELFSNPAKMEELMGQAAAFEPQTTPEQQAALARLETLLALIEGWVELTVSAALGDRIPSTAALTETMRRRRASGGPAEQTFATLIGLDLRPRKLREAADLWRKLTEAADVATRDGVWAHPDLLPDAEDLDSPAGFIDRVIGGGTGTFDDPIAELERTIAEEQRKKDDGES; from the coding sequence ATGAGCGACTTGCCCTTCGGTTTCTCCTCGTCAGACGGCCGCGACGACGATCGAGACAACGACAAGCCCGGCGATTCCGGCGCCTCGAACAACCCCTTCGGTGCGGCGGGGAATCCGTTCGGGGCGCTCGGTGGCGACGCGGGTGCCGGATTCGACCCGAACATGCTCGGTCAGGTGTTCACCCAACTCGGCCAGATGTTCAGCGGGATGGGCATGCCGGTCGCGGGCGGCGGCGGTACCGGACCGGTGAACTACGAGCTGGCGACCCGGCTGGCGCGCCAGCAGATCGGCGATTTCCGCCCGATGCTCGAGTCGGAGGAGCGGGCGGTCGCCGACGCCGTGCGACTGGCCGAGCTGTGGCTCGACGAGCAGACCGCGCTGCCGGCCGGGATCACCGCGACCGCGGCCTGGACGCCGGTCGACTGGCTGGAGCAGACCCTGCCGACCTGGCAGACGCTGTGCGATCCGATCGCGGGCTCCCTGGAGGGCACCTGGCAGGACAGCCTGCCCGAGGAGGCCAAGGCGATGGCCGGCCCGATGCTGCCGATGATGGCCGGGATGAGCGGAATGATGTTCGGCACCCAGCTCGGACAGGGCCTCGGCCACCTCGCCAAGGACGTGCTGACCTCCACCGACATCGGCCTGCCGCTGGCGCCGCACGGCACCGGCGCACTGCTGCCCGAGGCGATCGCCCGGTTCGCCGAGGGGCTGGATCTGCCCGGGCAGGAGATCGTGGTGTTCCTCGCGGCCCGCGAGGCGGCCCACCAGCGGCTGTTCTCCGGGGCGGGCTGGCTGCGACAGCGTCTGCTGTCGACGGTCGAGGACTACGCCCGCGGGATCCGCCTGGACATGAGCGGTCTGGACCAGCTCGGTGCCGGACTCGACCCGCAGGAGCTGTTCAGCAATCCCGCCAAGATGGAGGAGCTGATGGGCCAGGCCGCGGCGTTCGAGCCGCAGACCACGCCCGAGCAGCAGGCCGCGCTGGCCCGCCTGGAGACGCTGCTCGCGCTGATCGAGGGCTGGGTGGAACTCACCGTCTCGGCCGCTCTCGGCGACCGGATCCCGTCGACCGCGGCGCTCACCGAGACGATGCGGCGCCGTCGTGCGTCCGGCGGACCCGCCGAGCAGACCTTCGCGACCCTGATCGGGCTCGACCTGCGCCCGCGCAAGCTCCGCGAGGCCGCCGACCTGTGGCGCAAGCTGACCGAGGCGGCCGACGTCGCCACCCGCGACGGCGTGTGGGCGCACCCCGATCTGCTGCCCGACGCCGAGGATCTGGACAGCCCGGCCGGCTTCATCGACCGCGTGATCGGCGGCGGCACCGGCACGTTCGACGACCCGATCGCCGAACTCGAGCGCACCATCGCCGAGGAGCAGCGTAAGAAGGACGACGGCGAGTCGTGA